In Bufo gargarizans isolate SCDJY-AF-19 chromosome 6, ASM1485885v1, whole genome shotgun sequence, a single genomic region encodes these proteins:
- the LOC122939938 gene encoding gastrula zinc finger protein XlCGF7.1-like — MMEDHWSLTSPDDCTRSSEEHVIYLGFTADDCGITQDEDIPSGLHSKDLSSDAFNQFLSSDLSQTVQQNKSFRTATVCQRANIAEKPFLCLECGKCFNHKSDLARHQRIHTGEKPFSCSECGKCFLDKSDLVRHQITHTGEKPFSCSECGKCFNQKSNLGKHERIHTGEKPFFCLECGKCFINKANLLRHERVHTGEKPFPCSECGKCFNQKSDLVIHQRIHTGWKPFLCSECGKCFVDKSDLVKHQRIHTGEKPFSCPECGKSFARKSNLVDHQKFSHKAEDL, encoded by the exons atgatggaggatcactggtccctcacatcaccag ATGACTGCACCAGGAGCTCAGAGGAGCATGTTATATATTTGGGTTTTACAGCAGATGATTGTGGTATCACACAAGATGAAGATATACCCTCAGGCCTTCACAGCAAAGATCTATCATCTGATGCCTTTAACCAGTTCTTATCTTCTGATTTATCACAGACTGTTCagcaaaacaaaagttttagaactGCTACTGTATGCCAAAGAGCTAACATAGCGGAGAAACCATTCTTATGTttagaatgtggcaaatgttttaacCATAAATCTGATCTTgctagacatcagagaattcacacaggggagaagccattttcatgttcagagtgtgggaaatgttttctagataaatcagatcttgttagacatcagataactcacacaggggagaagccattttcatgttcagaatgtggcaaatgttttaaccagaaatcaaatcttggtaaacatgagagaattcacacaggggagaagccatttttctgcttagaatgtgggaaatgttttataaataaagcAAATCTTCTTAGACATGAGagagttcacacaggggagaagccatttccatgttcagaatgtgggaaatgttttaaccagaaatcagatcttgttattcatcaaagaattcacacagggtggaagccatttttatgttcagaatgtgggaaatgttttgttgacaaatcagatcttgttaaacatcagagaattcacacaggggagaagccattttcttgcccagaatgtgggaaaagttttgcTCGAAAATCAAATCTTGTTGACCATCAGAAATTCTCACACAAGGCTGAAGACTTATAG